A stretch of the Haloarcula ordinaria genome encodes the following:
- a CDS encoding DUF5809 family protein, whose translation METEGQFSPTTAEAARDRYETLGPTAQVVVKEVAKAMGLDAEEYRERVTGAVVETARDVLFAESLAVTVGTREEFDDWAADTDLEVTVMGADNVDNVVWHAAPFTGQAVAATYQSERDAAVGTLRRQAFGRLYDEVV comes from the coding sequence ATGGAGACAGAGGGGCAGTTCTCGCCGACGACGGCCGAGGCGGCACGCGACCGCTACGAGACTCTCGGTCCGACCGCACAGGTGGTCGTCAAGGAGGTCGCGAAGGCCATGGGCCTCGACGCCGAGGAGTATCGCGAGCGCGTCACCGGTGCGGTCGTCGAGACCGCCCGCGATGTCCTGTTCGCCGAGTCGCTCGCGGTCACTGTCGGCACGCGCGAGGAGTTCGACGACTGGGCGGCCGACACCGACCTCGAGGTGACAGTCATGGGTGCCGACAACGTCGACAACGTGGTCTGGCACGCCGCGCCGTTCACCGGACAGGCCGTCGCCGCGACCTACCAGAGCGAACGCGACGCGGCCGTCGGGACACTCCGCCGACAGGCGTTCGGTCGCCTCTACGACGAGGTCGTCTGA
- a CDS encoding DUF5810 domain-containing protein: protein MGYACPVCDQPQADAEHLANHLAFTALTGGDDHEAWLDEHVPDWGQLGESGLAEIVVDHASEADYPQVFEDTTGGHERHSHGHDHAGGADHAPDQRSLSAADRDVLEEARDLTEAMLDADDETADADDTDASEDETQ, encoded by the coding sequence ATGGGGTACGCTTGCCCAGTGTGTGACCAGCCACAGGCCGACGCCGAGCATCTCGCCAACCACCTCGCGTTCACCGCTCTGACCGGCGGGGACGACCACGAGGCCTGGCTCGACGAGCACGTCCCCGACTGGGGGCAGCTGGGCGAGTCCGGTCTCGCCGAGATTGTCGTCGACCACGCCAGCGAGGCCGACTACCCGCAGGTGTTCGAGGACACGACCGGCGGCCACGAGCGACACTCCCACGGCCACGACCACGCCGGTGGGGCCGACCACGCACCCGACCAGCGGTCGCTCTCGGCGGCCGACCGGGACGTGCTCGAAGAGGCCCGCGACCTGACCGAAGCGATGCTCGACGCTGACGACGAAACGGCCGACGCCGACGACACGGACGCGTCCGAAGACGAAACCCAGTAG
- a CDS encoding aconitate hydratase: MGQTLTEKILDEHLVEGDLTPGEEIGIEIDQVLTQDTTGTLVWLQFEALGLEEVQTELAAQYCDHQTYQFDFKNTDDHRFLRSAAGTFGAHFSRPGNGICHNVHKENFAAPGKTMLGSDSHTPTPGGLGELAIGSGGLDVAVAMGGGAYYIEMPEVVNVRLEGELPEWATAKDVILELLRRLSVKGGVGKVLEYTGPGVETLSVPERTTITNMGTELGATSSIFPTDENTKDYLSRLGREDVYEEVVPDDDAEYHDEIVVDLSDLEPLIATPSMPDNVVPVSEVEGVDVEQVIIGSCTNGAYEDILPSAKMLEGRNIDKKTEMIVAPGSKQASEMLAREGWTAEMMAAGVNFSEATCGACIGIGHVPASDSVSLRTFNRNFEGRSGIEDDNVYLCSPEVATAAALTGEIVDPRNLADELGDLEAPGLEMPDSYIGNSESDLIAPDEAVDDELIKGPNIGDVPLKDPLEHEVGGEALLKMEDNITTDHIIPATQDILMYRSNVPKLSEFTLSRVDDTFAQRALDSPGGVLVAGENYGQGSSREHAALCPMYLGIEAVFAQSFARIHKANLFNFGIVPLEIDSETYEAIEQGDDIEIVDDVADAVRDGQEEFTIRINDDWEATATLDASPREREILADGGKLPHTKMQHEDGGAAPADD; the protein is encoded by the coding sequence ATGGGACAGACACTCACGGAAAAAATCCTCGACGAACACCTCGTCGAAGGTGACCTCACACCCGGTGAGGAAATCGGAATCGAGATCGACCAGGTGCTGACACAGGACACGACGGGAACACTCGTCTGGCTGCAGTTCGAGGCGCTGGGTCTCGAGGAGGTCCAGACGGAACTGGCCGCCCAGTACTGCGACCACCAGACCTACCAGTTCGACTTCAAGAACACCGACGACCACCGCTTCCTGCGCTCTGCGGCTGGCACGTTCGGTGCCCACTTCTCGCGACCCGGCAACGGTATCTGCCACAACGTCCACAAGGAGAACTTCGCCGCGCCCGGCAAGACGATGCTCGGCTCGGACTCCCACACCCCGACCCCCGGCGGCCTCGGCGAACTCGCCATCGGTTCGGGTGGCCTGGACGTCGCCGTCGCGATGGGCGGCGGCGCCTACTACATCGAGATGCCCGAAGTCGTCAACGTCCGACTCGAGGGCGAGCTCCCCGAGTGGGCAACCGCGAAGGACGTCATCTTAGAGCTGCTCCGTCGCCTGAGCGTCAAGGGCGGCGTCGGCAAGGTGCTCGAATACACCGGCCCCGGCGTCGAGACGCTCTCGGTGCCCGAGCGGACGACCATCACCAACATGGGGACCGAGCTCGGTGCCACCTCCTCTATCTTCCCGACCGACGAGAACACCAAGGACTACCTCTCACGGCTCGGCCGCGAGGACGTCTACGAGGAAGTCGTCCCGGACGACGACGCCGAGTACCACGACGAGATCGTCGTCGACCTCTCGGACCTCGAACCGCTCATCGCCACGCCGTCGATGCCGGACAACGTCGTCCCGGTCAGCGAGGTCGAGGGCGTCGACGTCGAGCAGGTCATCATCGGCTCCTGTACGAACGGTGCCTACGAGGATATCCTCCCGTCGGCCAAGATGCTCGAAGGCCGAAACATCGACAAGAAGACCGAGATGATCGTCGCGCCCGGTTCCAAGCAGGCCTCCGAGATGCTGGCCCGCGAGGGCTGGACCGCGGAGATGATGGCCGCCGGCGTCAACTTCTCCGAGGCGACGTGTGGTGCCTGTATCGGCATCGGCCACGTTCCGGCCTCGGATTCGGTCTCGCTGCGGACCTTCAACCGCAACTTCGAGGGTCGCTCGGGTATCGAGGACGACAACGTCTACCTCTGTTCGCCCGAGGTGGCCACCGCGGCCGCGCTGACCGGCGAGATCGTCGACCCGCGCAACCTCGCCGACGAACTGGGCGACCTGGAGGCCCCCGGCCTGGAGATGCCCGACTCCTACATCGGCAACTCCGAGTCCGACCTCATCGCGCCCGACGAGGCCGTCGACGACGAGCTCATCAAGGGCCCGAACATCGGCGACGTGCCGCTGAAGGACCCCCTCGAGCACGAGGTCGGCGGTGAGGCCCTCCTGAAGATGGAGGACAACATCACCACGGACCACATCATCCCGGCCACCCAGGACATCCTGATGTACCGGTCGAACGTCCCGAAGCTGTCTGAGTTCACGCTCTCGCGCGTCGACGACACCTTCGCGCAGCGCGCACTCGATTCCCCCGGCGGCGTCCTCGTCGCCGGCGAGAACTACGGGCAGGGCTCCTCGCGTGAGCACGCGGCCCTCTGTCCGATGTACCTCGGCATCGAGGCCGTCTTCGCCCAGAGCTTCGCCCGCATCCACAAGGCGAACCTGTTCAACTTCGGCATCGTGCCCCTCGAGATCGACTCCGAGACCTACGAGGCCATCGAGCAGGGCGACGACATCGAGATCGTCGACGACGTCGCCGACGCCGTCCGCGACGGACAGGAGGAGTTCACCATCCGAATCAACGACGACTGGGAGGCGACCGCGACGCTGGACGCCTCGCCGCGCGAACGTGAAATCCTCGCCGACGGTGGCAAGCTGCCCCACACGAAGATGCAACACGAGGACGGCGGCGCGGCACCCGCCGACGACTGA
- a CDS encoding NUDIX hydrolase codes for MSRDPSHEWPVVESETEYETGWYTGGYDRVRQPDGSEKDYYWAELPDAAVVVATTGDELVMVDQFRPTIREQCLELPAGIVEDGESYTTAGARELREETGFDPAGVSLLEEFYCSTGVLRHRRGIVFAEGLEPTDANLDDNEFLSVTTVPIEDALDVARREPANDATIEGILLARAEGLL; via the coding sequence ATGAGCCGCGACCCGTCCCACGAGTGGCCCGTCGTCGAGTCCGAGACCGAGTACGAGACCGGCTGGTACACCGGCGGCTACGACCGCGTCCGGCAACCCGACGGCTCCGAGAAGGACTACTACTGGGCGGAGCTGCCCGACGCCGCCGTCGTCGTCGCCACCACCGGCGACGAGCTGGTGATGGTCGACCAGTTCCGCCCGACCATCCGCGAGCAGTGTCTGGAACTCCCCGCGGGCATCGTCGAGGACGGCGAGTCCTACACGACCGCCGGCGCGCGCGAACTCCGCGAGGAGACCGGTTTCGACCCTGCCGGCGTCTCGCTGCTCGAGGAGTTCTACTGTTCGACGGGCGTGTTGCGCCATCGCCGCGGCATCGTCTTCGCCGAGGGCCTGGAACCCACCGACGCGAACCTGGACGACAACGAGTTCCTCTCGGTGACCACGGTCCCTATCGAGGACGCACTGGATGTCGCCCGGCGCGAACCCGCTAACGACGCCACTATCGAAGGCATCCTCCTCGCACGCGCGGAGGGGCTTCTGTGA
- a CDS encoding Gfo/Idh/MocA family protein: MKTESMNVGIVGLGPHGTNHAELLQKMGHNVFGADANLDYCEKFEQELGVDTVTSPDGLYRRDLDAIIVSTPNKFHETAAVDAMENGFDVLIEKPLAHDLESAQRIASVAQKTENICMTGYSNRFLNTFQIAEEYVQSGYFGDISHINARHTRRRGIPGRGTWYTSQEIAGGGVLMDTGASLVSLLLSLLDWEEIKEIKSVTRSEFGNRSDYSYLSMWGEDDDGKLYDVEDSVVAFCEFENDISATIEVAWAANTESNHFYEIQGTEAGARLTMPNRYEDTRTETSSKTGLELYETRSEPVDHFIDSTLKVPANDPYEEELDTFLSAVDQNERAQTNDIDQALRIQRMLEQMYQAGGLYD, from the coding sequence ATGAAAACCGAGTCTATGAATGTTGGTATCGTAGGTTTGGGGCCACATGGTACCAACCATGCCGAATTACTGCAGAAAATGGGGCACAATGTATTTGGAGCCGACGCAAACCTTGATTACTGTGAGAAATTTGAGCAAGAACTCGGTGTGGACACAGTTACTTCTCCCGATGGTCTGTACCGCCGAGATCTCGATGCAATCATTGTATCCACGCCCAACAAATTCCATGAAACTGCGGCCGTAGATGCCATGGAAAACGGATTCGATGTGTTAATCGAAAAACCGCTGGCGCACGATCTGGAAAGTGCTCAACGGATTGCATCGGTTGCACAAAAAACAGAAAACATCTGTATGACCGGATACTCGAATCGATTCCTAAATACGTTCCAAATAGCCGAAGAATATGTTCAATCTGGGTATTTTGGAGATATCTCTCACATCAATGCGCGACACACCCGACGGAGAGGAATACCTGGCAGGGGAACATGGTATACCTCACAAGAAATCGCCGGTGGCGGAGTACTGATGGATACCGGTGCAAGTCTTGTTTCGTTATTGTTGTCGTTATTGGACTGGGAAGAAATTAAAGAAATAAAATCGGTGACCCGGTCTGAATTTGGAAACCGTTCTGATTACAGCTATTTATCCATGTGGGGGGAAGATGACGATGGAAAATTGTATGATGTCGAAGATTCCGTAGTTGCTTTTTGTGAATTTGAAAATGATATATCTGCGACTATCGAGGTTGCGTGGGCTGCTAATACGGAGTCGAATCATTTCTACGAAATACAGGGTACCGAGGCAGGTGCCCGACTTACTATGCCAAATCGGTATGAAGATACCAGAACAGAAACATCTTCGAAGACGGGCTTGGAACTATACGAAACCCGCTCTGAACCAGTCGACCACTTCATCGACTCTACCTTGAAAGTCCCCGCGAACGATCCATATGAAGAGGAACTCGATACCTTCCTCTCTGCCGTAGATCAGAACGAACGAGCGCAAACAAACGACATTGATCAAGCGCTTCGAATCCAACGGATGCTAGAACAAATGTATCAAGCGGGTGGACTGTATGATTGA
- the rimI gene encoding ribosomal protein S18-alanine N-acetyltransferase codes for MTTTAPGPDDSVEGPPIREATRADLLEIYRLEQNAFPQPWPFSALESYLGEPGFLVAEADRDGVPSVAGYVIADTIPNHGTPLGHVKDIAVTPEYRRTGVATALLRRALAVLSAAGAGSVKLEVRADNHGALRLYRQFDFEHRKTIPNYYSNGNDALVMVRLL; via the coding sequence GTGACGACGACCGCTCCCGGACCGGACGACTCCGTCGAGGGCCCTCCCATCCGGGAAGCCACGCGGGCGGACCTGCTCGAGATCTACCGCCTCGAGCAGAACGCCTTCCCCCAGCCCTGGCCGTTCTCGGCGCTCGAGAGCTATCTCGGCGAACCCGGGTTCCTGGTCGCCGAAGCGGACCGGGACGGCGTCCCGTCGGTCGCGGGCTACGTCATCGCCGACACGATTCCGAACCACGGCACACCGCTCGGACACGTCAAGGACATCGCGGTCACGCCGGAGTATCGCCGAACTGGCGTCGCGACGGCACTGCTTCGCCGGGCGCTGGCCGTCCTCTCCGCGGCCGGCGCCGGCTCGGTCAAACTCGAGGTCCGTGCCGACAACCACGGGGCGCTCCGCCTCTACCGCCAGTTCGACTTCGAACACCGCAAGACCATCCCGAACTACTACAGCAACGGGAACGACGCGCTCGTGATGGTGCGACTGCTCTGA
- a CDS encoding aldo/keto reductase has protein sequence MDYVRLGETGLEVSTIALGTWRFGMEHEETGVVETGKNEAHEMLDAYAEREGNFIDTANGYGDGDSERWIGDWLTEREREDYVVASKCYWSKESRFQENLSRKNVRAEVEGSLERLNTDYLDILYLHRFDDDTPIERTLRTLDDLITEGKIQHIGLSTADAWKLMKGVLTADLNNFERFTVTQPLFHAAYYEDVAEYLTVCSDQNLSVCPYSPLAGGFLTGKYERVGDGSYDLDAPENTRAQLDDRFLDFYVSERGWHVLDKIRQIATDLDATPAQVALRWLIDQPDFTCVPIIGARTIDQLDDNLGAIDISLTDEQFDAIFEARYDENGTLYETNV, from the coding sequence ATGGATTACGTTCGATTAGGAGAGACAGGGCTAGAAGTCTCGACGATTGCGTTGGGGACGTGGCGGTTCGGCATGGAACACGAGGAGACTGGCGTGGTAGAAACCGGGAAAAATGAAGCACACGAGATGTTAGACGCATACGCTGAACGAGAAGGTAACTTCATCGACACGGCAAATGGGTACGGTGATGGGGACTCGGAACGGTGGATTGGCGATTGGCTCACTGAGCGCGAACGTGAAGATTACGTCGTCGCTTCCAAGTGCTACTGGTCGAAGGAATCGCGTTTCCAGGAGAATCTCTCACGGAAAAACGTCCGTGCCGAAGTCGAAGGGTCGCTAGAGCGACTGAACACCGACTACCTCGACATCCTGTACTTGCATCGCTTTGACGACGACACACCGATCGAGCGCACGCTGCGGACCCTCGACGATCTGATAACTGAGGGGAAGATCCAGCATATTGGACTTTCGACTGCAGACGCCTGGAAACTCATGAAGGGAGTCTTGACTGCGGACCTCAACAATTTTGAGCGATTTACCGTCACTCAGCCGTTATTCCACGCTGCGTACTACGAGGACGTTGCGGAGTATCTCACGGTCTGTTCTGATCAGAATCTTTCTGTCTGTCCGTATTCTCCGTTGGCTGGTGGTTTCCTTACAGGGAAATACGAACGCGTGGGAGACGGGTCGTATGATCTCGACGCACCAGAGAATACTCGCGCACAGCTTGACGATCGCTTCTTGGACTTCTACGTCTCTGAACGTGGTTGGCACGTTCTCGACAAAATTCGTCAGATCGCCACGGATCTCGACGCCACCCCTGCACAAGTCGCGCTGCGGTGGTTGATTGACCAACCCGACTTCACGTGTGTGCCGATTATCGGAGCACGGACTATCGACCAGCTCGATGATAATCTGGGAGCTATCGATATCAGCCTGACTGATGAACAGTTTGATGCCATCTTTGAGGCACGCTACGATGAGAATGGAACTCTCTACGAAACAAATGTCTGA
- a CDS encoding rhodanese-like domain-containing protein, whose product MDGEIGVEEMKSLLGNDGVRVVDIRSPGAFQRGHIPGSENVPLPALVGSVERFAGADRIVTVCPHGESSVQAARLIASYEGFDGDVESFGPGLTGWDGPLETADATGNDEGPDAPF is encoded by the coding sequence ATGGACGGCGAAATCGGTGTCGAGGAGATGAAGTCACTGCTCGGGAACGACGGGGTCCGGGTCGTAGACATCCGTTCGCCGGGCGCGTTCCAGCGTGGCCACATCCCGGGCAGCGAGAACGTCCCGCTCCCGGCGCTCGTCGGGTCCGTCGAGCGCTTCGCGGGTGCCGACCGAATCGTGACTGTCTGTCCCCACGGCGAGTCGAGCGTCCAGGCCGCCCGCCTCATCGCGTCCTACGAGGGGTTCGACGGCGACGTCGAGAGCTTCGGCCCGGGGCTCACCGGCTGGGACGGTCCGCTCGAGACGGCCGACGCGACTGGGAACGACGAGGGCCCTGACGCCCCCTTCTGA